One window of Steroidobacteraceae bacterium genomic DNA carries:
- the rplV gene encoding 50S ribosomal protein L22: protein MEVSAKLRYARISPQKCRIVADAVRGKNASNALNILKFMPKKGARIVHKLLWSAVNNAENQNLDVDELKVSRVMVDTAPVYKRFAARAKGRGTRVVKRNSHITIVVSDGAKD from the coding sequence ATGGAAGTCAGTGCCAAATTGCGTTACGCGCGTATCTCGCCGCAGAAATGCCGCATCGTTGCCGACGCGGTGCGCGGCAAGAATGCGAGCAATGCGCTCAACATCCTCAAGTTCATGCCGAAGAAAGGCGCCCGAATCGTCCACAAGCTGCTGTGGTCGGCCGTGAACAATGCCGAGAACCAGAATCTCGATGTGGACGAACTGAAAGTGTCGCGAGTCATGGTCGACACGGCGCCGGTCTACAAGCGTTTCGCCGCTCGCGCCAAGGGCCGCGGTACTCGCGTTGTGAAGCGCAATAGTCATATCACGATCGTCGTCAGCGACGGCGCGAAGGATTGA
- the rpsH gene encoding 30S ribosomal protein S8 yields MSMTDPIADLLTRIRNAQMAGKTEVAVSASRIKTAIAKVLKDEGYINDFRTSDNGAKRELTIELKYFEGRPVIDRLERVSRPGLRIYRGKTELPKILGGMGTVIVSTPRGVMTDRQAREIGQGGEVLCIVA; encoded by the coding sequence ATGAGCATGACCGATCCAATAGCCGATCTTCTGACCCGCATCCGCAACGCGCAGATGGCTGGCAAGACCGAAGTCGCGGTGAGCGCATCGCGCATCAAGACCGCCATTGCCAAGGTCCTGAAGGACGAGGGCTATATCAACGATTTCCGCACTTCCGACAATGGCGCGAAGCGCGAACTGACGATCGAGTTGAAGTATTTCGAGGGCCGGCCGGTGATAGACCGCCTGGAGCGGGTGAGCCGACCGGGGCTGCGTATTTATCGCGGCAAGACGGAGCTGCCGAAGATTCTCGGCGGCATGGGCACGGTGATCGTATCCACGCCGCGCGGCGTCATGACGGACCGTCAGGCGCGCGAAATCGGCCAGGGCGGCGAGGTGCTGTGCATCGTCGCCTGA
- the rpsQ gene encoding 30S ribosomal protein S17 produces the protein MADDSSQARTLTGRVVSNKMNKTVAVSVERLIRHPRYGKYVRRTTKFLAHDENGSVREGDLVTITPCRPMSRHKSWKVLQVLESQAE, from the coding sequence ATGGCGGATGACAGCAGCCAGGCGCGGACCCTGACCGGACGCGTCGTGAGCAACAAAATGAACAAGACGGTTGCGGTGTCGGTCGAGCGACTCATTCGCCACCCGCGCTATGGCAAGTACGTGCGACGCACGACCAAGTTCCTTGCGCACGATGAGAACGGCAGTGTTCGCGAAGGCGATCTCGTGACGATCACGCCGTGTCGGCCGATGTCGCGGCACAAGTCGTGGAAGGTCCTGCAGGTTCTCGAGTCACAGGCTGAGTGA
- the rpsE gene encoding 30S ribosomal protein S5, with product MARVEKTPGGDEFIEKLVAVNRTAKVVKGGRQFGFTALTVVGDGAGRVGFGFGKAREVPVAISKAMAQARKSLINVALRNDTLFYAIQGRHGATRVFMQPASDGTGVIAGGGMRAVLECAGVRNVLAKSYGSRNPINVVRATINALGAIRSPRDIAAKRGKTLEEITG from the coding sequence ATGGCACGAGTCGAGAAAACACCTGGCGGCGACGAGTTCATCGAGAAACTCGTGGCGGTCAATCGCACTGCCAAGGTGGTCAAGGGTGGCCGTCAGTTCGGTTTCACCGCCCTTACCGTGGTGGGCGATGGCGCCGGGCGCGTTGGCTTTGGATTCGGCAAGGCACGCGAGGTGCCGGTCGCCATATCCAAGGCAATGGCGCAGGCGCGCAAGAGCCTGATCAATGTCGCGCTGCGTAACGACACATTGTTCTACGCGATTCAGGGCCGTCATGGTGCGACCCGCGTGTTCATGCAGCCTGCTTCGGACGGAACCGGCGTCATTGCCGGCGGTGGGATGCGCGCCGTGCTCGAGTGCGCGGGCGTGCGCAACGTGCTCGCCAAGAGCTATGGTTCGCGCAACCCGATCAATGTGGTGCGCGCGACGATCAATGCGCTGGGAGCCATCCGCTCGCCGCGCGACATCGCCGCGAAGCGCGGCAAGACACTGGAAGAAATCACGGGTTGA
- the rpsN gene encoding 30S ribosomal protein S14 produces MAKTNMVERDKRRARTVKRYAAKRAALKETIRSPKSSPQEREVAQVALQKLPRDASPIRTRNRCSLTGRSRGVYRKFGLSRTKIRELAMRGEIPGVSKASW; encoded by the coding sequence ATGGCCAAGACAAACATGGTGGAGCGCGACAAGCGTCGGGCACGCACGGTCAAGCGGTACGCAGCCAAGCGCGCGGCGCTGAAAGAGACCATACGCAGTCCGAAGTCCTCGCCGCAGGAGCGCGAGGTTGCCCAGGTTGCGTTGCAGAAATTGCCGCGTGACGCGTCACCAATCCGTACCCGCAATCGCTGTTCTCTGACGGGACGTTCGCGTGGCGTGTATCGCAAATTCGGATTGTCGCGTACGAAGATCCGCGAATTGGCCATGCGCGGGGAAATTCCTGGCGTGTCCAAGGCCAGCTGGTAA
- the rplE gene encoding 50S ribosomal protein L5 has protein sequence MTRLQEFYRDKVVPKLTSELKCGNPMQVPRITKITVNMGVGEAVADRKVIDAAVGDLTRITGQKPMLCTAKKSVASFKVRDGLAIGCKVTLRGRRMYEFLDRLITIALPRVRDFRGLSPRSFDGRGNYSLGVKEQIIFPEIQYDQIDQLRGMDITITTTAADDKAGRALLEAFNFPFRK, from the coding sequence ATGACACGTTTGCAGGAATTTTATCGCGACAAGGTGGTGCCGAAGCTCACTTCGGAGCTCAAGTGCGGCAATCCGATGCAGGTGCCGCGCATTACCAAGATCACGGTCAACATGGGTGTCGGCGAAGCCGTTGCAGACCGCAAGGTCATCGATGCCGCCGTCGGCGACTTGACCAGGATCACCGGCCAGAAGCCGATGCTATGCACGGCCAAGAAGTCGGTCGCGTCGTTCAAGGTGCGCGACGGACTTGCGATCGGTTGCAAGGTGACGCTGCGCGGCCGGCGCATGTACGAATTCCTCGACAGGCTGATCACCATTGCGCTGCCGCGGGTGCGTGATTTTCGCGGCCTGTCGCCGCGTTCGTTCGATGGCCGGGGCAATTACAGCCTTGGCGTGAAAGAGCAGATCATTTTTCCGGAGATCCAGTACGACCAGATCGACCAGCTGCGTGGCATGGACATCACCATCACCACGACGGCCGCGGACGACAAGGCAGGTCGTGCGTTGCTCGAAGCGTTCAATTTTCCGTTCCGCAAATAA
- the rplW gene encoding 50S ribosomal protein L23 gives MPSREKLATVLLAPHLTEKTALAMQNNNQYTFRVRRDATRTDVRQAVELMFDVKVDSVRVVNEIGKKRRMGKIQGRTQDWKKAYVSLAAGQSISYEDGIKA, from the coding sequence ATGCCATCCAGAGAGAAACTTGCCACCGTACTGCTCGCGCCGCACTTGACGGAAAAAACGGCACTCGCGATGCAGAACAACAACCAGTACACCTTCCGTGTGCGCCGCGACGCAACGCGTACCGACGTCAGGCAGGCGGTCGAACTCATGTTCGATGTCAAGGTCGACAGCGTGCGCGTCGTGAACGAGATCGGCAAGAAGCGCCGCATGGGCAAGATTCAGGGCCGAACGCAGGACTGGAAGAAAGCCTATGTGTCCCTGGCCGCAGGCCAGAGCATCAGTTACGAAGACGGGATCAAGGCCTGA
- the rplO gene encoding 50S ribosomal protein L15 yields MRLNTIKSAAGARRKRLRVGRGASSGQGKTSGRGVKGQRARKGGYHKVGFEGGQMPVQRRLPKFGFRSAKKSTRAEVRLDELAKVDSQVIDLAALKASNIVPARAEQAKVILSGKLERAVTLRGILATKGARSAIEAAGGKIEAAAK; encoded by the coding sequence ATGCGATTGAACACAATCAAGAGTGCCGCGGGTGCGCGCCGCAAGCGCCTGCGGGTTGGTCGTGGCGCATCGAGCGGCCAGGGCAAGACCTCCGGCCGCGGCGTGAAGGGCCAGCGTGCGCGCAAGGGCGGCTATCACAAGGTCGGCTTCGAAGGCGGCCAGATGCCCGTGCAGCGCCGCTTGCCGAAGTTCGGCTTTCGCTCCGCGAAGAAATCGACGCGCGCCGAAGTGCGCCTCGATGAACTCGCCAAGGTCGATTCACAGGTGATCGACCTGGCCGCGTTGAAGGCGAGCAACATCGTGCCGGCGAGAGCCGAGCAGGCAAAAGTCATACTCTCGGGCAAGCTCGAGCGTGCCGTCACATTGCGCGGCATCCTCGCGACCAAGGGCGCGCGCAGTGCGATCGAGGCGGCCGGCGGCAAGATCGAGGCGGCGGCGAAGTAG
- the rplC gene encoding 50S ribosomal protein L3, which produces MAIGLIGRKRGMTRVFTDEGETIPVTVVEVLPNRVVQVKTADRDGYSAVQVTYGARRAQLLSKGAAGHFAKANVEPGKALIEFRIAAGDADKLAVGTEINAGQFTAGQVVDVSGTTIGKGFAGTMKRHNFAGGYKTHGNSVSHRAPGSIGQRQTPGRVFAGKRMSGHMGVVRRTTENLRVVEVDAERNLLLIRGAVPGPAGAEVVVRPSVKAAARARRKTVAPTKKN; this is translated from the coding sequence ATGGCAATCGGGCTCATTGGCCGCAAGCGCGGCATGACGCGCGTCTTTACCGACGAGGGCGAGACCATCCCGGTAACGGTGGTGGAAGTGCTCCCCAATCGTGTCGTGCAGGTAAAGACTGCCGATCGTGATGGCTACAGCGCGGTACAGGTTACCTATGGCGCGCGACGCGCTCAATTGCTGTCGAAAGGCGCCGCCGGCCATTTTGCCAAGGCGAATGTCGAGCCCGGCAAAGCGCTGATCGAATTTCGCATCGCTGCGGGCGATGCGGACAAGCTCGCGGTCGGCACCGAGATCAATGCCGGACAATTCACTGCAGGCCAGGTCGTCGACGTTTCGGGCACGACGATCGGCAAGGGTTTCGCCGGCACCATGAAACGGCACAACTTCGCCGGCGGCTACAAGACTCACGGCAACTCCGTATCGCATCGCGCGCCGGGCTCCATTGGCCAGCGCCAGACGCCAGGAAGGGTCTTCGCCGGCAAGCGCATGTCCGGTCACATGGGCGTCGTTCGCCGCACGACAGAGAATCTGCGTGTCGTCGAAGTCGACGCAGAACGCAACCTGTTGTTGATACGCGGCGCCGTGCCGGGCCCTGCCGGCGCGGAAGTCGTCGTGCGGCCTTCCGTGAAGGCTGCTGCGCGCGCGCGTCGCAAGACCGTCGCGCCGACCAAGAAGAATTGA
- the rpsJ gene encoding 30S ribosomal protein S10: MASQNIRIRLKAFDHRLIDSSAREIVETARRTGARVQGPVPLPTKMERFTLLISPHADKDARDQYELRTHKRLMDIVNPTDKTVDALMKLELPAGVDVQIKLN, from the coding sequence ATGGCCAGCCAGAACATCAGAATACGATTGAAAGCATTCGATCACCGCCTGATCGACAGTTCCGCACGGGAGATCGTCGAGACGGCGCGTCGTACGGGCGCGCGCGTGCAGGGGCCGGTGCCGTTGCCGACCAAGATGGAGCGCTTCACGCTGCTGATCTCGCCGCATGCCGACAAGGATGCGCGTGACCAATACGAACTGCGCACCCACAAACGGCTCATGGACATCGTCAACCCGACCGACAAGACGGTCGATGCGCTGATGAAGCTCGAGCTCCCGGCTGGCGTCGACGTGCAGATCAAGCTCAACTGA
- the rpmD gene encoding 50S ribosomal protein L30, whose amino-acid sequence MAKSSAQIKVTLQKSLHGQLAGIAASARGLGLRRRHQSVMVADTAENRGMINAAQHLLKVERQ is encoded by the coding sequence ATGGCCAAGTCGAGTGCGCAAATCAAGGTGACGCTGCAGAAGAGCCTGCATGGGCAACTCGCCGGCATCGCGGCAAGCGCCCGCGGCCTCGGCCTGCGCCGGCGTCACCAGTCGGTAATGGTGGCGGACACCGCCGAAAACCGGGGCATGATCAACGCCGCCCAGCATTTGCTCAAGGTCGAGCGGCAGTAG
- the rpsS gene encoding 30S ribosomal protein S19 translates to MPRSLKKGPFVDLHLARKVETAAAKNDRKPIKTWSRRSLITPEMVGLTLAVHNGRQHIPVLVSENMVGHKLGEFAPTRTFKSHSGDRKSSEG, encoded by the coding sequence GTGCCACGTTCGCTCAAGAAAGGCCCGTTCGTCGATCTGCACCTCGCGCGCAAGGTCGAGACCGCGGCCGCGAAAAATGACCGCAAGCCGATCAAGACATGGTCGCGACGCTCATTGATCACGCCCGAGATGGTGGGTCTGACCCTCGCCGTGCACAACGGCCGGCAGCACATACCAGTGCTGGTCTCCGAGAACATGGTCGGGCACAAGCTCGGTGAATTCGCCCCGACGCGCACGTTCAAGTCGCACTCGGGCGATCGCAAGAGCTCGGAAGGGTAG
- the rpmC gene encoding 50S ribosomal protein L29, which translates to MDAKEIRNRSDEQLNDELLKLRREQFSLRMQLVAGQGVKPNEFGRVRRNIARIKTILRERSAEKSHGG; encoded by the coding sequence ATGGACGCAAAAGAAATTCGCAACAGATCGGATGAGCAGTTGAACGACGAGCTGCTCAAGTTGCGCCGCGAGCAGTTCTCGCTGCGCATGCAGTTGGTTGCCGGGCAAGGGGTCAAGCCGAACGAGTTTGGCCGTGTCCGGCGCAACATCGCGCGGATCAAGACGATTTTGCGTGAACGAAGTGCGGAGAAGTCTCATGGCGGATGA
- the rplX gene encoding 50S ribosomal protein L24: MRKIRKGDQVVVLSGRDKGRRGTVLQVLADGTALVEGINRVKKHQKPRPTAQGAPAPGGIIDKEAPLRLCKLALWNASGKRSERVGVKRLADGKRVRFFKSNGEMIGA; this comes from the coding sequence ATGCGCAAGATTCGCAAGGGTGATCAGGTAGTGGTCCTGTCGGGCCGCGACAAGGGACGACGTGGCACGGTACTTCAGGTGCTGGCCGATGGCACGGCCCTGGTCGAGGGGATCAACCGCGTCAAGAAGCACCAGAAGCCACGACCGACGGCGCAGGGTGCGCCGGCTCCTGGCGGCATCATCGACAAGGAGGCGCCGCTCAGGTTGTGCAAGCTGGCATTGTGGAATGCGTCGGGCAAGCGCAGCGAGCGCGTGGGCGTCAAGCGCCTTGCGGATGGCAAGCGCGTGCGATTCTTCAAGTCCAATGGCGAAATGATCGGAGCCTGA
- the rplR gene encoding 50S ribosomal protein L18, whose protein sequence is MTKKQRRMRRATKPRAKIRELGAARLAVHRTPRHIYAQLFAAGTDHVVATASTLDKGLVTGLKATGNVDAAKAVGRSIAEKARAAGIEAVAFDRSGFRFHGRVKALADAAREAGLKF, encoded by the coding sequence ATCACCAAGAAGCAGCGCCGGATGCGCCGAGCGACCAAGCCAAGGGCGAAGATTCGCGAGCTGGGCGCGGCGCGGCTTGCCGTGCATCGCACACCGCGACACATATACGCGCAGCTGTTCGCTGCCGGTACGGATCACGTCGTCGCGACGGCCTCGACGCTCGACAAGGGGCTCGTGACCGGGCTCAAGGCGACGGGCAATGTCGATGCGGCAAAGGCGGTTGGCCGGTCGATTGCCGAAAAGGCACGGGCAGCCGGCATCGAGGCGGTCGCTTTCGACCGGTCGGGATTTCGCTTTCATGGTCGCGTGAAGGCGCTTGCCGACGCGGCACGCGAAGCGGGACTGAAGTTTTAG
- the rpsC gene encoding 30S ribosomal protein S3, with protein sequence MGQKVNPIGIRLGIVRDWTSKWYADTRNYAANLKTDFDVREFLKNKLREASVSRINIERAAKKVNITIQTARPGIVIGKKGEDIEKLRVDTARMLRMPVTDVRVNISEIRKPELDAQLVADSIAQQIEKRVMFRRAMRRAVMSTMRSGALGIKVRLSGRLNGAEIARTEWYREGRIPLHTYRADIDYGLSEAKTTYGVIGIKVWIFKGEIFGAEEKLEAESAEAAATENAEQAAPAAPAEAPAG encoded by the coding sequence ATGGGTCAAAAAGTAAACCCGATTGGAATACGCCTGGGCATCGTGCGCGATTGGACCAGCAAGTGGTATGCGGACACGCGCAACTATGCTGCCAACCTCAAGACCGATTTCGACGTCCGCGAGTTTCTCAAGAATAAACTCAGGGAAGCGTCCGTCAGCCGCATCAACATCGAGCGCGCCGCGAAGAAAGTCAACATCACCATCCAGACAGCGCGGCCAGGCATCGTCATCGGCAAGAAGGGCGAGGACATAGAGAAATTGCGCGTCGACACGGCACGCATGCTGCGTATGCCGGTTACCGACGTGCGTGTGAACATTTCCGAAATCCGCAAGCCCGAACTTGATGCGCAGCTGGTTGCCGACAGCATCGCCCAGCAGATCGAAAAACGCGTGATGTTCCGTCGCGCCATGCGTCGCGCCGTCATGAGCACGATGCGCAGCGGCGCGCTCGGTATCAAGGTGCGCCTGTCCGGTCGCCTGAATGGCGCTGAAATCGCCCGCACCGAGTGGTATCGCGAAGGACGCATACCACTGCATACCTACCGCGCCGACATCGACTACGGGCTGTCCGAAGCCAAGACGACCTACGGCGTGATCGGCATCAAGGTGTGGATCTTCAAGGGCGAGATTTTCGGTGCGGAGGAGAAGCTGGAGGCTGAGAGCGCGGAAGCTGCCGCCACCGAGAACGCCGAACAGGCAGCCCCGGCTGCTCCTGCGGAGGCGCCGGCCGGCTGA
- the rplN gene encoding 50S ribosomal protein L14: MIQLRSMLNAADNSGARTLMCIKVLGGTRRRYANVGDVIKVSVKDAIPRGKVKKGEVYDAVIVRTRKGVRRPDGSLIRFDGNAAVLLTNKLEPIGTRIFGPVTRELRNQQFMKIISLAPEVL, encoded by the coding sequence ATGATTCAACTGCGCTCGATGCTAAATGCCGCGGATAACAGCGGCGCAAGAACCCTGATGTGCATCAAGGTGCTCGGTGGCACGCGCCGCCGTTATGCCAACGTCGGTGACGTCATCAAGGTCAGCGTCAAGGACGCTATACCCCGTGGCAAAGTCAAGAAAGGCGAGGTCTACGACGCCGTGATCGTGCGAACCCGCAAGGGTGTGCGTCGTCCGGATGGGTCCCTGATTCGCTTCGACGGCAATGCCGCCGTATTGCTCACCAACAAGCTCGAGCCGATCGGTACCCGCATTTTCGGACCGGTTACGCGCGAGCTGCGCAACCAGCAGTTCATGAAAATCATTTCGCTCGCGCCAGAGGTGCTCTGA
- the rplB gene encoding 50S ribosomal protein L2, producing the protein MAIIKLKPTSPGSRFVVKISRSHLHKGGPFAPLTAPKKKHSGRNNVGRITMRHQGGGIRHKYRLIDFRRDKDSIGAVVERLEYDPNRSAHIALLKYSDGERRYILAPKGVAAGDELRSGPDSPIKAGNAMALRHLPVGTTVHNIELKPGKGGQLARSAGNSAQFTAREGLHAYLRLKSGEVRKVHIDCRATIGEVGNDEHNLRSFGKAGAKRWRGVRPTVRGVAMNPVDHPHGGGEGKPGQGNPHPVSPWGLQTKGKKTRVNKRTNNMIVQRRKKKSR; encoded by the coding sequence ATGGCCATCATCAAACTCAAACCTACCTCACCCGGCTCGCGCTTCGTCGTGAAGATTTCGCGTTCGCACCTGCACAAGGGCGGACCGTTTGCGCCGCTGACTGCGCCCAAGAAGAAGCACTCGGGGCGCAACAACGTCGGCCGCATCACCATGCGCCACCAGGGCGGCGGCATCCGGCACAAGTACCGCCTGATCGACTTTCGACGCGACAAGGACAGCATCGGCGCGGTCGTCGAGCGACTCGAGTACGATCCGAACCGCTCGGCGCATATCGCTCTTCTCAAGTACAGCGACGGCGAGCGCCGCTACATTCTCGCGCCGAAGGGCGTTGCGGCGGGCGACGAGCTGCGCTCGGGTCCCGACTCGCCCATCAAGGCGGGCAACGCGATGGCGCTGCGCCATCTGCCAGTCGGCACGACGGTGCACAACATCGAGTTGAAGCCCGGCAAGGGCGGGCAGCTCGCGCGCAGTGCCGGCAACAGCGCCCAGTTCACTGCGCGCGAGGGTCTTCATGCCTATCTGCGACTGAAGTCCGGCGAGGTACGCAAGGTCCATATCGATTGCCGCGCGACCATCGGCGAGGTGGGCAACGACGAGCACAACCTGCGCAGCTTCGGCAAGGCGGGTGCCAAGCGCTGGCGCGGCGTCAGGCCGACCGTGCGTGGTGTCGCCATGAATCCGGTCGATCACCCGCACGGCGGTGGCGAGGGCAAGCCTGGCCAGGGTAATCCGCATCCTGTATCCCCCTGGGGCCTGCAGACCAAGGGCAAGAAAACGCGCGTCAACAAACGCACCAACAACATGATCGTGCAGCGCCGCAAGAAGAAGTCGCGCTGA
- the rplD gene encoding 50S ribosomal protein L4 encodes MKLKILGSTGATLEVSDGNFGSSFNETLVHQVVTSYRNGYRAGTKAQKTRAEVRGGGKKPWAQKGTGQARAGSSRSPIWVGGGRAFAAKPRDYSQKVNRKMYRGALRAMLSELVRQDRLLVADGLSVDAPKTQLLAKRLKTMQLDNVLIVIEAQDEKLMLAARNLPHVDVLPVSALNPLALIAHDKVLMTIGAVKVLEQRLTDSAQRSAKTVH; translated from the coding sequence ATGAAGCTCAAGATTCTCGGCTCCACCGGTGCCACGCTCGAAGTCTCCGATGGCAATTTCGGTTCCAGTTTCAACGAAACCCTGGTGCACCAGGTCGTCACCAGCTACCGCAACGGTTATCGCGCCGGCACCAAGGCGCAAAAGACGCGTGCGGAAGTGCGCGGCGGTGGCAAGAAACCCTGGGCGCAGAAGGGCACGGGCCAGGCGCGCGCCGGTTCCTCGCGCAGCCCGATCTGGGTGGGCGGCGGACGCGCATTCGCGGCGAAGCCTCGCGATTATTCCCAGAAGGTCAATCGCAAGATGTATCGCGGCGCATTGCGCGCGATGTTGTCGGAACTGGTACGGCAGGATCGCTTGCTTGTCGCCGATGGCCTGTCGGTCGATGCGCCGAAGACCCAGCTGCTCGCGAAGCGCCTGAAGACCATGCAGCTCGACAACGTGCTGATCGTGATCGAGGCGCAGGATGAGAAGCTGATGCTGGCCGCGCGCAACCTGCCGCACGTCGATGTGCTGCCAGTCAGTGCATTGAACCCGCTTGCGCTCATTGCACACGACAAGGTGTTGATGACAATCGGCGCGGTGAAGGTGCTCGAGCAACGGCTGACCGATTCCGCGCAGCGTTCCGCCAAGACCGTGCACTGA
- the rplP gene encoding 50S ribosomal protein L16 — protein MQQPKRTKYRKQFKGRNPGLATRGSSVAFGDFGLKSLDRARMTAREIEAARRAMARYVKRGGQIWIRVFPDVPITKKPLEVRMGSGKGNVEYWVAKVQPGKVLFEMEGVDEATAREAFRLAGAKLSVRTGFVRRQVL, from the coding sequence ATGCAGCAACCAAAGAGAACCAAATACCGCAAGCAGTTCAAGGGTCGCAACCCGGGACTTGCGACCCGCGGCAGCAGCGTGGCCTTTGGCGATTTTGGCTTGAAATCGCTCGATCGTGCGCGCATGACCGCGCGCGAAATCGAGGCGGCTCGTCGTGCCATGGCGCGCTACGTCAAGCGTGGCGGCCAGATCTGGATCCGCGTGTTCCCGGATGTACCGATTACCAAGAAGCCGCTCGAAGTGCGCATGGGCAGCGGCAAGGGCAATGTCGAGTACTGGGTCGCGAAAGTGCAGCCGGGCAAGGTGCTGTTCGAGATGGAGGGCGTAGACGAGGCGACGGCACGCGAAGCATTCCGCCTTGCCGGCGCCAAGCTCTCGGTACGCACCGGATTCGTGCGTCGCCAGGTCCTTTAG
- the rplF gene encoding 50S ribosomal protein L6 — MSRIAKQPVELPQGVTASVAAGQVTVKGAKGTIAVPLSGGVGVIAEEKKLALKYTREQRMHAGSIRAHLANVVRGVSKGYERKLELVGVGFRAQVQGKNLNLVLGFSHPVVFPVPDGISIEAPSQTEIVVKGIDKQRVGQVAAKIRELRPPEPYKGKGVRYANERISLKEGKKK; from the coding sequence ATGAGTCGAATTGCAAAACAACCGGTTGAACTGCCCCAGGGCGTGACAGCAAGCGTTGCCGCAGGCCAGGTGACGGTCAAGGGCGCCAAGGGAACGATCGCCGTGCCGCTGTCGGGCGGGGTCGGTGTAATCGCCGAGGAGAAAAAACTCGCCCTCAAGTACACGCGCGAGCAGCGCATGCACGCAGGATCCATCCGCGCGCATCTTGCCAATGTCGTACGCGGCGTGTCGAAGGGTTACGAACGCAAGCTGGAACTGGTCGGCGTCGGATTTCGAGCCCAGGTGCAGGGCAAGAACCTCAACCTCGTACTCGGATTTTCGCACCCGGTTGTCTTCCCGGTGCCCGATGGCATCAGCATCGAGGCGCCGAGTCAGACCGAGATCGTCGTCAAGGGCATCGACAAGCAGCGCGTTGGGCAGGTTGCCGCGAAGATTCGCGAGCTGCGACCGCCGGAACCGTACAAGGGCAAGGGCGTGCGCTATGCCAACGAGCGTATTTCCCTCAAGGAAGGCAAGAAGAAATAA